The Vibrio sp. 10N DNA window ACGGGTGTTCGTGAAGATGACGGTGTGGAAGTAAATATTCAATTACAACTTCAACTGACCGTGATCATAGGTTAAACCATTCTCCACATCACTCCCAAGTAGCACCGGGCCATCTAAGTCAACAACTTCCGCGTTGGTCGCTATTGGTAATGCCGCTTTCATGGCCAGTGATGAGCCCAGCATACAGCCACACATAATACTGAGCCCTGCTGTACGAGCCTCTTTCTCTAGCGCCAGTGCTTCGGTAAGGCCGCCGGTTTTATCGAGTTTAATATTGATCATCTCGTAGCAATCAACCAAGTCGGAGAGTTGCTCTCGGGTATGACAGCTTTCATCAGCACACAAAGGAATAGGGTGCTCAATCCCTTTGAGTAGATGGTCTTGGCCACTTGGCACTGGTTGTTCAATCATGGTGATATTGAACGGTTTCAGTGAAGCAAACAGTGTATTAAGGTCAAGCTGAGCCCAAGCTTCATTTGCATCGACGATGATCTTTGCGTTTGGCGCTACAGCACGGATCGCAGCGATCTTCTCTACAACGGCTTGATCGTCAAGTTTTACTTTAAGCAGTGTTGCCCCTTGGCTCACATAGCCCTTCGCCTGCTCAGCCATGTCGGACAGCTCTGCTACCGACACCGTCATTGCTGTTTCTATGCTTGGAGCGATACTAAATAGTGGGGAAGGAAAGTGACTGTCGGCAAGTTGAGCCTCTAGAGCCCACAATGCGCAATCCACGGCATTACGAGCAGCACCGGCTGGAAAAGATTGCAGGCTAAGTCTTGCCTCATTTGGCGTCATTAAAGTCAGCGTTTTAGCAAACTCCGTTATTTGACTGATGACAGAATCGACAGACTCACCATACCTTGGATAAGGCGTACATTCCCCTTCTGCTTCAAAGTCTTGATAGCGCACGGTGACACGAACTAGTTCTGCATGTGTTCTCGTACCGCGAGAGATGCTAAACGGTCGTTCCAGTTTAATTGAGTGATGATGAGCGCTAATAGACAGCATGTGGTGAGCTTCCTTACTGTGGCCAAGGTTAAAGTGAGCGAACACGATCTGCGATTGCATCGACACCAAATCGAACAGGGTCGGTGACGGGCATGCCGAACTCTTCGCTCCATTTTAGACACAGCGCTTTCGCTTCTTTGTCAGAAATGTTTGAGGTATTGAGACAAATGCCAACAAACTGCACCGATGGATTGGTGACTCGCGCTGCCATTAAGTTGGCCTCGATGGTCTGCTCAATGCTTGGCAGTGCTGCGTGAGGTAAATGGCGAATGTGCTCGCGTCCGACTTCATGGCACAGTACCAGCGCATCAGGTTGAGCACCATGCAGTAAACCTAAGCTTACGCCAGCGAAAGAAGGATTAAACAGCGAACCTTGGCCTTCAATAATGTCCCACTCATGTTCAGTAAAGCTTGGACTAAGCGTTTCAACGGCGCCAGAAATAAAGTCTGCGACCACAGCATCGACTGAAATACCGTGACCTTCAATCAGAATGCCGGTTTGACCTGTGGCTTTAAAGCGTGCTTGGCAGCCTTGCTCGATGAGAGCTTTTTCGATCGCAAGTGCGGAAAACATTTTGCCAACTGAACAATCGCTGCCAACGGTCAAGAGACGTTTTCCTTGACGCTTTTTGCCAGTGCCAACGTCGAGCGGCGCATCGTAATGCCTGACATCAAACAGCTCAATGGCGTTTTGGGGAGCTAGTGACGCTAGTTCGGGAATATTATCAAGGCGTTGATGCATACCAGAAGCAATATTAAATCCAAGCTGCGCCGCGTGCACAAGCGTCTCGACCCAACTTGGCGGGATAACACCGCCAGCATTTGCGGTACCAATGACCAGTGTTTTGGCCCCCATCGCTTTGGCGTCTGCCAATGATAGAGGCTCAAGGCCGAGCGACACGGTTTGCTCAGTCAGTCGCAACTCACCCAAACAGGCATCCGGTCGCCATTTAACGATGCCGCGTGCTGTTTTTGCTGCGAGAGGGTCGGTCACGTCCCCAAGGAAAAGTAGATAAGGCTGAGCAATGTTCATATCGTCCCTCATGAATCTGGATAAATGATTGGTAAATCAGGATTATCAAGATAGCGGGGACGACGAGCACAATCGAATACTCAAATGTGCGTAACCTATAACATTAGGTTATGGGCTGGTGGTCGTGGTGAGCGTTTCTAGAAACTGCTTACTTGCTATAGACATAGGGTGAACGTCGCTGGTAAGCAACGAGATTGAGCAATCAATGTCGTCAGTTAACGCGATACGCGCCAAATTGGGTTCTAGCGCGTATTGCTGCGCAGTCCAAGGATCAACAATGGCGATGCCGCTGCCGAGTTTGGCAAGTTCGGCGCCTGCACTGTAGCTTCTGACGCGAAACGTCGGTGCAAAGTCATCCCTAAGAGCGGTTATCGCATCATGCAAGCGCATGCCCAGTGGGTCGCGTTCATCGAGTGCGATTAGGCCGATGTCACTGCTAAGCAATGTTGAAAGTGAGAGTGAGGAAAGCTCAGGGCTCAGCGCTTTATGATGCTCACGGGTAAGGAGGACGGTCATCGATTGCTGCAGTAATAGGCGATGTGATATGCCCGCAGGTGTTTCACGACCAAACGTGACCGCGAGATCGAGCTCATTATTTAGCAGTGCCTGACATAGTTCGGCGTGATTACCGGTAGTCAGGTCAATAGAGCAGGCGTTTCGCTGGGCAAATTCAGATACTAAAGGGGTGAGCAACTTAGTGGCCAACACGGGAGGTGCGCCAATACGAATGTGTTGATGCCCAGCTTTGACTTTGTAGGTCAAGGTTTGGAACTGGCCAAGCTGGCGATAGATTTTTTCAACTTCTGGCAGCAGTGTCTGTGCTTCTAGGGTCGGAACCAGCCGCCCTTTGATGCGCTCAAACAGTGAAAAGCCGAGCTGCTGTTCGGTGTGAGCCAATACACGTGTCACATTGGGTTGGGAAACATGTAAATTTCTCGCCGCTCCCGATACCGTTCCGGCTTGCATGATGGCGTAGAAGACTTCCAATTGTCGAAGGTTCACAGTGGCTCCAGTAACGGTGAGTTGGAATCGCCACTGTATAGCAAAATGAGGTCAATGAAAATTGGCAGAGTCTATGAAAAGCGAGATTGAAAATAGGGCGCTAGGATGAAAAAAGGCTTGAACAAAGTATGCTCAAGCCTATCTATCGAAGGTCAATAACTGTTTGCAAGCTGGGCAATTATGCCTAACTAAAGTGAACCCAAAGAATTGAGCCCCAAACCATCATCGCCAAACCAATGGCGAGAAATACCGCTGCAGAGCCAAGATCTTTGGCGCGGCCAGAGAGTTCATGGCGCTCTAGACCAACGCGGTCTACCACGGCTTCGACGGCTGAATTCATCAATTCAACAATCATGACAAAGATGACGCTGCCGACTAGGGCGGCTTTGGCAAACAAAGATACGTCTAACATTGCTGCGACGATAACCGCCAACACAAGTGCAGCACATTCTTGGCGGAAGGCTGCCTCGTTTTTCCAAGCTGCGATAAGGCCGTACCAAGAGTAGCGAGCAGCATAAATAACTCGTTTAATGCCGGTATTTTTTTGGATCTCAGTCATGGTTTAGTTCAACTTTAAAGTGAGCGCATCGTTGCGATTATTCTCGTGTTTATCGTCAACAGACTTGGAAATATCGCCAATCGCTTGAAACTCCTCATGAGTCCACACAGCTTTGTCTGTCAATGTGGCTGGCAGTATATCAAACGATTGGATCTTGTCAGCTTTTACTAACTGCAATTGTCCGTATTGTTCAAGATCAGCAAAGGCTGACAAGCTAAGTGGCGTACCATTAGAAACGACATTTGGTATCAAATCGAGGCTGAAGTGATAGTCACGAGTTTTTACTACCCATTTGTTCGGCAGACGCTTGTCGCTGTCCCACCAAATGCCATCAAGCTCTTCGAGTTTTTCGATACTGGTGTCATCGTCTTGTGCATCAAGCATGTTGAGATGCTTGCGAAAATATTGCGGGAACAATACTACGAATGCATCTTGGGTGATGTCTGGGTTAATTCTGAAGATCTCATAAGCGATAAGCGCACCAAGCATGTTGGAATACAGATCTTCTGGCGAAAAAGCAGATGGGTATTCTTTGAACCCACCGACAGATACCAGACCGTACCATTGAGCGATCTCATGCCACTGGGCGAGACGAAACGCCAATAGTGCCGCTAGCTTAGCTTCGTCATCTTGTTCCGTATTGAGTTTGTCGAGGTTGCTAAACACAATGCGACGGTCACGTAGCTCAGGTGTCAGGCTAACTTGATAATTGTCGCTGTCACGCTGTTTGAGAGAGTGATACAGATAAAAGGCGAAATCCGCGGTGTCTCTGACGTGCGCCGTATCGATAAAGCCGCCTTTATTGGTAAAAATGAGTCCATTCACTTCATCGGATGCGCCAAACAGGCTGCCGACAACACTTGCAGAACCATCATTGAATACATGTGCATCCACATCTTCGGTATTGAGGACGTTCTTAATGGAGTAGAAAGGAACAGGGACGCTTCCTAGCTCTGCTTTAAGGCCCGTTCCAAAGGCGCAGCATGGTCTGATCCCTACTGGTACAGTCTCGGATTCCGCGAAGCTGGGTGCTGCAGATAGAGCAAGACTAAGTAGCAATAGTAGTTTTTTCATAAGTGAACCAAATCAGTGAGTGGAACAAAAAAGCGCAAGATTGTGCAGTGTACGCATCTGCAGTTTGTCAAAACAATGCAATAATTTATCGTTTCGATAATAACGGTTTGTATAAGCTGCATTTACCTTTTTCCGCCATGAGGCTAATCGAGCTCTGGAGGCTCCGATTGAACTTGATTGCGACCGAGTTGTTTGGCTCGGTATAAGGCGGAATCGGCGTTTTCTAATAGTTGTTGTGCTGTCACTTGTTCTTCGATGACCTGATGTGTTACGCCGATGGATATTGAGAGCACGCCAAATGGCTCGTTTCCTGAGTGGGGAATGTTCAGTGCAATGATCTCTTGACGCATTTTCTCCGCTAGCGTCATCGCTTCTTGAGCAGAAATATTGACTAATAAGGCACAAAATTCCTCACCGCCAATCCGCGCAACTAAATGGCCACACGGAGCCAGTACCTGCTTTAAGGTGTTGGCCACGTAGCGCAGAGCGAAGTCGCCTTGAACGTGCCCATATAGGTCGTTGTATTGCTTAAAGTGATCGACATCGATCATCATGGTAGAAATAGTACTGACGCACAGGCTATGAGTATGATGTTCGAGTTCGCTCATAAAAGGACGGCGATTCGGTAGGCCCGTAAGCTCGTCAGTTTCTGCAGCGATATGTAAGCGCTGGTTCGCTTCAATTAACTCTTCTTGAAGTGCTGTCATCTCTTTCTGATTGCGAATCCTTAGATGCATTTCGCTGACCGTCGTTGATAGCCTGCTTAATATGGCGGTTTGAGTATC harbors:
- a CDS encoding LysR family transcriptional regulator, which gives rise to MNLRQLEVFYAIMQAGTVSGAARNLHVSQPNVTRVLAHTEQQLGFSLFERIKGRLVPTLEAQTLLPEVEKIYRQLGQFQTLTYKVKAGHQHIRIGAPPVLATKLLTPLVSEFAQRNACSIDLTTGNHAELCQALLNNELDLAVTFGRETPAGISHRLLLQQSMTVLLTREHHKALSPELSSLSLSTLLSSDIGLIALDERDPLGMRLHDAITALRDDFAPTFRVRSYSAGAELAKLGSGIAIVDPWTAQQYALEPNLARIALTDDIDCSISLLTSDVHPMSIASKQFLETLTTTTSP
- the dgcN gene encoding N-acetyltransferase DgcN, producing the protein MNIAQPYLLFLGDVTDPLAAKTARGIVKWRPDACLGELRLTEQTVSLGLEPLSLADAKAMGAKTLVIGTANAGGVIPPSWVETLVHAAQLGFNIASGMHQRLDNIPELASLAPQNAIELFDVRHYDAPLDVGTGKKRQGKRLLTVGSDCSVGKMFSALAIEKALIEQGCQARFKATGQTGILIEGHGISVDAVVADFISGAVETLSPSFTEHEWDIIEGQGSLFNPSFAGVSLGLLHGAQPDALVLCHEVGREHIRHLPHAALPSIEQTIEANLMAARVTNPSVQFVGICLNTSNISDKEAKALCLKWSEEFGMPVTDPVRFGVDAIADRVRSL
- the dgcA gene encoding N-acetyl-D-Glu racemase DgcA, whose product is MSISAHHHSIKLERPFSISRGTRTHAELVRVTVRYQDFEAEGECTPYPRYGESVDSVISQITEFAKTLTLMTPNEARLSLQSFPAGAARNAVDCALWALEAQLADSHFPSPLFSIAPSIETAMTVSVAELSDMAEQAKGYVSQGATLLKVKLDDQAVVEKIAAIRAVAPNAKIIVDANEAWAQLDLNTLFASLKPFNITMIEQPVPSGQDHLLKGIEHPIPLCADESCHTREQLSDLVDCYEMINIKLDKTGGLTEALALEKEARTAGLSIMCGCMLGSSLAMKAALPIATNAEVVDLDGPVLLGSDVENGLTYDHGQLKL
- a CDS encoding diacylglycerol kinase, with product MTEIQKNTGIKRVIYAARYSWYGLIAAWKNEAAFRQECAALVLAVIVAAMLDVSLFAKAALVGSVIFVMIVELMNSAVEAVVDRVGLERHELSGRAKDLGSAAVFLAIGLAMMVWGSILWVHFS
- a CDS encoding DUF4056 domain-containing protein, with product MKKLLLLLSLALSAAPSFAESETVPVGIRPCCAFGTGLKAELGSVPVPFYSIKNVLNTEDVDAHVFNDGSASVVGSLFGASDEVNGLIFTNKGGFIDTAHVRDTADFAFYLYHSLKQRDSDNYQVSLTPELRDRRIVFSNLDKLNTEQDDEAKLAALLAFRLAQWHEIAQWYGLVSVGGFKEYPSAFSPEDLYSNMLGALIAYEIFRINPDITQDAFVVLFPQYFRKHLNMLDAQDDDTSIEKLEELDGIWWDSDKRLPNKWVVKTRDYHFSLDLIPNVVSNGTPLSLSAFADLEQYGQLQLVKADKIQSFDILPATLTDKAVWTHEEFQAIGDISKSVDDKHENNRNDALTLKLN